A DNA window from Gillisia sp. Hel1_33_143 contains the following coding sequences:
- a CDS encoding LysE family translocator, producing MEETKIFLITYFAALLGVVPPGLVNMTVAKTCLEQGKKNGLYVAAGASFVVIFQALIAILLVKYIFDNPFVKNILLRAGLVIFLLLTIYFYVQARRGTHMETHSKKANTNSIFKGVLVAVLNVFPIPFFCALAAGLNIGGDVDYHITFILLFIIAASLGTFTTLYFYVVSFLKIEEKTEMFSKYSNYFMAALMLVLVIITFVRIFLS from the coding sequence GCACTTCTGGGAGTAGTACCTCCCGGACTTGTTAATATGACCGTAGCTAAGACTTGTTTAGAACAAGGAAAGAAAAATGGATTGTATGTAGCGGCAGGAGCTTCATTTGTGGTAATATTTCAGGCTCTAATTGCAATTTTACTGGTAAAGTATATTTTCGATAATCCTTTTGTTAAGAATATTTTGCTACGCGCTGGTTTAGTCATCTTCTTGTTACTCACTATTTATTTTTACGTGCAGGCTAGAAGAGGAACCCATATGGAAACGCATTCCAAAAAAGCTAATACAAACAGTATTTTTAAAGGGGTTTTGGTTGCCGTACTTAATGTATTTCCCATTCCCTTTTTCTGTGCATTGGCTGCAGGATTAAATATTGGGGGAGATGTAGATTATCATATTACCTTCATCCTACTTTTTATAATTGCTGCATCCTTAGGAACATTTACTACTCTTTACTTTTATGTGGTCTCCTTTCTTAAGATAGAGGAGAAAACAGAGATGTTCAGCAAATATTCTAACTATTTTATGGCTGCTCTTATGCTTGTTTTGGTCATAATAACTTTTGTTAGAATCTTTCTATCTTAA